In Natronococcus occultus SP4, the following proteins share a genomic window:
- a CDS encoding signal peptidase I — protein sequence MRSVAARVTAGVVVLAVAVLVLGQLLGQPILLGYVATGSMEPTMDAGDGFVAVPSAVAGSPEEGDVVVFDAEELHGGELTTHRIVEDTPEGYVTAGDANPFTDQDGDEPPVSDDQIVAVAWQGHGEPVTIPHLGTAVMGVQGALESGYGAVASVVDAPAADSHSLGAALVGLGVALFGLGLLFDRLGAGRRETARSTSREDVYALWATVALVVVVLVALATAAMVVPTGTTAYEIAVTESPTDDPQVLEPGETTELSRTVENAGYAPVVVVHEAESDRFEADPARQTLAPRSDAETTLSVSAPAETGEYGYDVGEYRYLAVLPPAVLTTLHGIHPLVAVAAVDLVVVGLAIGLVVLLFGRGDLRIRSPGDHVPLSTRLRRRLRRWR from the coding sequence ATGCGATCCGTCGCTGCCCGTGTTACGGCCGGAGTCGTCGTCCTCGCCGTCGCCGTACTCGTACTCGGCCAGCTTCTCGGGCAGCCGATCCTGCTTGGATACGTCGCGACGGGGAGCATGGAGCCGACAATGGACGCCGGCGACGGGTTCGTCGCCGTGCCAAGCGCCGTCGCCGGCTCGCCGGAAGAGGGGGACGTCGTCGTCTTCGACGCCGAGGAGCTCCACGGGGGCGAGCTGACGACCCACCGGATCGTCGAGGACACCCCCGAGGGGTACGTCACTGCCGGAGACGCGAACCCGTTTACCGATCAGGACGGCGACGAGCCCCCCGTAAGCGACGATCAGATCGTCGCCGTCGCCTGGCAGGGACACGGCGAGCCCGTGACGATTCCCCACCTCGGCACCGCGGTGATGGGCGTTCAGGGCGCCCTCGAGTCGGGGTACGGCGCGGTCGCGTCGGTCGTCGACGCGCCGGCGGCCGACAGCCACAGTCTCGGTGCGGCGCTGGTCGGCCTCGGCGTCGCGCTGTTCGGGCTCGGCCTCCTGTTCGATCGACTGGGTGCCGGCCGGCGCGAGACGGCCCGATCGACCTCCCGCGAGGACGTCTATGCCCTCTGGGCGACGGTCGCGCTGGTGGTGGTCGTCCTCGTCGCGCTGGCGACGGCGGCGATGGTCGTGCCGACCGGAACGACGGCGTACGAGATCGCCGTCACGGAGTCGCCGACCGACGACCCGCAGGTGCTGGAGCCGGGCGAGACGACCGAGCTGTCACGGACGGTCGAGAACGCGGGGTACGCGCCGGTGGTCGTCGTCCACGAGGCCGAGAGCGATCGTTTCGAGGCGGATCCCGCCCGACAGACCCTCGCCCCGCGGAGCGACGCCGAGACGACACTGTCGGTGTCGGCACCCGCGGAAACCGGCGAGTACGGCTACGATGTCGGCGAGTACCGCTATCTCGCGGTGTTGCCGCCCGCGGTGCTTACCACACTGCACGGGATCCATCCGCTGGTCGCGGTCGCCGCAGTCGATCTGGTCGTCGTCGGCCTGGCGATCGGACTCGTGGTGCTCCTGTTCGGACGCGGCGATCTCCGGATCCGGAGCCCGGGCGATCACGTTCCGCTCTCGACGCGGCTACGGCGTCGGCTCCGACGATGGCGCTAG